A stretch of Burkholderiales bacterium DNA encodes these proteins:
- a CDS encoding LLM class flavin-dependent oxidoreductase — protein MKLSILDQSPIISGHTPTDAVRETVKLAQTAERLGYHRYWLAEHHNMRGLADPCPEILLGAVAAATSRIRVGTGGVLLPYYSALKVAEVFRMYEALYPGRIDLGIGRAPGGDMLTARAMNPRAFEDMDAFPRQVIELVGWLDEALPGDHPYHSVRAMPAGDTSPEIWLLGSSDYSGALAAHLGLRFAFAHFINAHGGDAVSRAYRAEFRASLRDPAPYCMVCVFAICGETQAEAERLAASIDHRRLLMASGREALVATTDEALAYPYSERDREIIARERARAVIGTPDAVKKRVLQIRDAFAADELMVITITGEYASRLRSYELLAQAFELHAQASASARALSTDPARGEGAS, from the coding sequence ATGAAGCTCTCGATCCTCGATCAGTCTCCGATAATCAGCGGCCATACGCCGACCGACGCGGTGCGCGAGACGGTGAAGCTGGCACAGACGGCGGAGCGGCTCGGTTACCACCGCTACTGGCTCGCCGAGCACCACAACATGCGCGGTCTGGCCGACCCCTGCCCGGAAATCCTGCTCGGTGCCGTCGCGGCGGCGACCTCGCGCATTCGCGTGGGCACGGGCGGGGTGCTGCTGCCCTACTACAGCGCGCTCAAGGTGGCGGAAGTCTTCCGCATGTACGAGGCGCTGTATCCAGGACGCATCGACCTGGGGATCGGACGCGCGCCGGGAGGCGACATGCTCACCGCGCGCGCGATGAATCCGCGTGCGTTCGAGGACATGGACGCTTTTCCGCGGCAGGTCATCGAACTGGTCGGGTGGCTGGACGAGGCGCTGCCGGGGGACCACCCTTACCATTCGGTGCGCGCGATGCCGGCCGGCGACACCTCGCCGGAGATCTGGCTGCTGGGCTCTTCGGACTACTCCGGCGCGCTGGCCGCACATCTCGGGCTGCGTTTCGCCTTCGCGCACTTCATCAACGCCCACGGCGGAGACGCAGTCTCGCGCGCATACCGGGCGGAGTTCCGCGCGTCGCTGCGCGACCCGGCGCCCTACTGCATGGTCTGCGTGTTCGCGATCTGCGGCGAGACGCAGGCCGAAGCCGAGCGCCTGGCGGCCTCGATCGATCACCGGCGGCTGCTCATGGCGAGCGGGCGCGAAGCCCTGGTCGCCACCACCGACGAGGCGCTGGCTTACCCGTACTCCGAGCGCGATCGCGAGATCATCGCCCGCGAGCGCGCCCGCGCGGTGATTGGCACGCCCGACGCGGTCAAAAAGCGAGTCCTCCAGATCAGGGACGCGTTTGCGGCAGACGAGCTGATGGTGATCACCATCACCGGCGAATACGCAAGTCGGCTGCGGTCGTACGAATTGCTGGCGCAGGCGTTCGAACTGCACGCACAAGCATCGGCCTCGGCCCGCGCCCTCTCCACGGATCCGGCGCGTGGCGAGGGTGCCTCATGA
- a CDS encoding MFS transporter, with amino-acid sequence MGELILLVILAGVQFTHILDFMIVMPLGPQLMRLWQIRPYEFALLFSAYTFTAAAAALLCSLYIDRFDRRKALLALYGGFALSTLLCALAPSYGWLLTARAAAGAFGGVAGAAVYSILGDLIPETRRGRAMGVLMTAFPVSAVVGVPLGLFLANHFGWRAPFVLVFALSLLVLFGASRLVPPLHAHVEKARLRNAWQLLQSVFADANHRQALAFMAVLVFGGFSVIPFIAPYMVSTVRLRESDLTYLYFFGGLATVFTSRLIGRLTDRHGKRKMFTIVALVSIVPLLITTNLRPVPVWIAIAASVLFMVFVSGRFVPAMAIVTAAAQPGVRGGFMSVSSAVQQLASALASLASGVIIGRGADGSMTRYWLVGLISIACVLLCIRLARRIETRG; translated from the coding sequence ATGGGCGAGCTTATCTTGCTCGTCATCCTGGCCGGCGTACAGTTCACGCACATCCTCGACTTCATGATCGTGATGCCGCTCGGCCCGCAGCTCATGCGGCTGTGGCAGATCCGACCGTACGAGTTCGCGCTGCTGTTTTCCGCCTACACGTTTACCGCTGCCGCCGCTGCACTGCTGTGCTCCCTGTATATCGATCGCTTCGACCGGCGGAAGGCCCTGCTCGCGCTCTATGGCGGATTCGCGCTCTCCACGCTGCTGTGCGCGCTGGCACCGAGTTACGGCTGGCTGCTGACGGCGCGCGCCGCGGCCGGCGCCTTCGGCGGTGTGGCAGGCGCGGCCGTCTACTCGATCCTCGGCGATCTCATCCCGGAAACGCGGCGCGGGCGTGCGATGGGCGTGCTGATGACCGCCTTCCCGGTATCGGCCGTGGTCGGCGTGCCCCTGGGGCTGTTCCTGGCCAATCACTTCGGCTGGCGCGCGCCCTTCGTACTCGTCTTCGCGCTGTCGTTGCTGGTGTTGTTCGGCGCATCGAGGCTGGTGCCACCACTGCACGCGCACGTGGAAAAGGCCCGCCTGCGCAATGCCTGGCAGCTCCTGCAGAGCGTGTTCGCGGATGCCAATCATCGTCAGGCGCTCGCCTTCATGGCAGTGCTGGTGTTCGGCGGCTTCTCGGTGATTCCGTTCATCGCCCCTTACATGGTCAGCACCGTGCGCCTGCGCGAAAGCGACCTCACCTATCTTTATTTCTTCGGCGGGCTCGCCACGGTCTTCACGTCGCGCCTCATCGGGCGGCTGACCGACCGCCACGGCAAGCGCAAGATGTTCACCATCGTCGCCCTGGTGTCGATCGTGCCGTTGCTCATCACCACCAACCTGCGGCCGGTTCCGGTGTGGATCGCGATCGCCGCTTCGGTACTTTTCATGGTGTTCGTCTCCGGGCGTTTCGTGCCCGCGATGGCGATCGTCACCGCCGCCGCGCAACCCGGCGTACGCGGCGGCTTCATGAGCGTCAGCTCGGCGGTCCAGCAACTGGCCTCGGCCCTCGCGTCGCTGGCCTCCGGCGTGATCATCGGCCGCGGCGCCGATGGTTCGATGACCCGTTACTGGCTCGTCGGCCTGATCTCGATCGCGTGCGTGCTGCTCTGTATCCGCCTGGCGAGAAGGATCGAGACGAGGGGATAG
- a CDS encoding CoA ester lyase — protein MREAYGSVRPRRSLLFVPGLRPDRFEKALEAGADIVCVDLEDAVARDRKAEARALTLPLFQKHARADIELMLRINALSTADGLKDLTAILAMGSPPPAIMIPKIRSAEEIQLIDALLSTGPAREIRFCVIIETNQGLERAHQIAKASPRIDSMILGAVDMSADLRCQKAWEPLLYARSRLVHAAASAGIDLLDVPFLNLEDPDGLREEARRCAALGFTGKASIHPRQLPIIHEAFTPDEKTVEKAKKVCAAFEQDATGLVVVDGELIELPVVRSMYRVLSIAERVAARR, from the coding sequence ATGCGCGAAGCATATGGTTCCGTCCGCCCGCGCCGCAGCCTGCTGTTCGTGCCGGGCCTGAGGCCGGACCGTTTCGAGAAAGCCCTGGAAGCAGGAGCCGACATCGTCTGCGTCGACCTGGAAGATGCGGTGGCGCGCGATCGCAAGGCCGAGGCGCGCGCTCTGACGCTGCCGCTGTTCCAGAAGCACGCGCGCGCCGACATCGAACTGATGCTGCGCATCAATGCGCTGTCCACCGCGGACGGACTCAAGGACCTCACTGCCATCCTCGCCATGGGCTCGCCGCCGCCGGCCATCATGATCCCGAAGATCCGCTCGGCCGAGGAAATCCAGCTGATCGACGCGCTGCTTTCGACCGGCCCGGCGCGCGAGATCCGTTTCTGTGTGATCATCGAGACCAACCAGGGACTGGAACGGGCGCACCAGATCGCAAAAGCGAGTCCGCGCATCGATTCGATGATCCTCGGGGCCGTGGACATGTCCGCGGACCTGCGCTGCCAGAAGGCGTGGGAGCCACTGCTCTACGCCCGCTCGCGGCTGGTGCACGCGGCCGCTTCGGCCGGCATCGACCTGCTCGATGTTCCTTTTCTCAACCTGGAAGACCCGGATGGCTTGCGCGAAGAGGCCAGACGCTGCGCTGCGTTGGGATTCACCGGCAAGGCATCGATTCACCCCAGGCAGTTGCCGATCATCCACGAAGCGTTCACGCCCGACGAGAAGACCGTCGAGAAGGCGAAGAAGGTCTGCGCGGCCTTCGAGCAGGACGCGACCGGGCTCGTGGTGGTCGACGGCGAACTGATCGAACTTCCGGTAGTACGATCGATGTACCGGGTGCTGTCGATCGCGGAGCGAGTCGCTGCCCGGCGCTAG
- a CDS encoding MFS transporter → MDPGRRNVVALSACQALLVMNNVMMISIGTLAADTLARNKLLVTVPATSYIVGAGLASLPMAHYMKRHGRRAGFMIGAAFGMAGAAIAVAAIALHQFWLLCLATLVSGVYNGSGGFYRFAAADAAATEYKSRAISLVLAGGIAGGILGPESSKLTRELLGPVFLGSFLSLIALAAAAMVLLGRLAIAPPSAEERSGAQRPLARIARQPVFIVAALGAITAYGVMNLLMAAAPLAMQMCGHPYNQQVLVIEWHIVAMFAPAFVAGWLIARFGVLQVMFTGVLLMLSAVWIAVSGIAVLHFWLSMVLIGVGWCFLFVGGTTLLTEAYGPAEKAKTQGTNDLLIYVTMSTSSLLSGAILYRFGWNPLNYSALPLLALTGVAILWLARLRRAAAASGRR, encoded by the coding sequence ATGGATCCGGGCCGCAGGAACGTGGTCGCGCTGTCGGCGTGCCAGGCGCTGCTGGTGATGAACAACGTGATGATGATCTCCATCGGCACGCTGGCGGCGGACACCCTGGCCCGAAACAAGCTGCTGGTGACGGTTCCAGCCACCAGCTATATCGTCGGCGCGGGTCTCGCGTCGCTGCCGATGGCGCACTACATGAAACGCCACGGCCGGCGCGCCGGATTCATGATCGGTGCGGCATTCGGCATGGCCGGCGCGGCGATCGCGGTCGCTGCGATCGCCCTGCACCAGTTCTGGCTGCTGTGTCTCGCCACGCTGGTTTCGGGGGTCTATAACGGCAGCGGCGGTTTCTACCGGTTCGCGGCAGCCGACGCGGCCGCCACCGAGTACAAGAGCAGGGCCATCTCGCTGGTGCTGGCGGGAGGTATCGCCGGCGGCATCCTCGGCCCGGAGAGCAGCAAGCTCACGCGCGAGCTGCTGGGGCCGGTGTTTCTCGGTTCCTTCCTGTCGTTGATCGCTCTCGCGGCGGCGGCGATGGTGTTGCTGGGCCGGCTCGCCATCGCGCCGCCCTCGGCCGAAGAGCGCAGCGGCGCACAGCGTCCGCTCGCCCGGATCGCACGCCAGCCCGTGTTCATCGTCGCGGCGCTGGGCGCGATCACCGCCTACGGCGTCATGAACCTGCTGATGGCGGCGGCGCCGCTCGCGATGCAGATGTGCGGCCATCCCTACAACCAGCAGGTGCTGGTGATCGAATGGCACATCGTGGCGATGTTCGCGCCGGCGTTCGTGGCCGGCTGGCTGATCGCGCGTTTCGGCGTGCTTCAGGTGATGTTCACTGGCGTGCTGCTCATGCTGAGCGCAGTCTGGATCGCCGTGAGCGGCATTGCCGTCCTGCACTTCTGGCTGTCCATGGTGCTGATCGGCGTGGGCTGGTGCTTTCTGTTCGTCGGAGGCACGACGCTGCTGACGGAAGCCTACGGCCCCGCGGAGAAGGCCAAGACGCAGGGCACCAACGATCTCCTGATCTACGTCACGATGTCGACTTCGTCGCTGCTCTCCGGCGCGATCCTCTATCGATTCGGGTGGAACCCGCTCAACTACAGCGCGCTGCCGCTGCTCGCCCTCACCGGCGTGGCCATCCTGTGGCTGGCCCGGTTGCGCCGCGCCGCGGCCGCCTCCGGCCGCCGATGA